Proteins encoded together in one Bradyrhizobium sp. PSBB068 window:
- a CDS encoding CBS domain-containing protein: MRAHQIMAGHVITVGTEASILDAAKLMLDHHISGLPVVDAAGRLVGILSESDFLRRSEIGTQRRRPRWLRFLLGSGSAATDFVHERGRRVGEIMSYDPVTVTEEAPLSELVGLMEKKSIKRLPVMRDGRLVGIVTRSDLLRAVASIAHEIPDPTADDKHIYDRIVRALDSANWCPLGLQVSVHNGVVHLRGVIMDERARQAAIVAAENTAGVKEVHDHLCYVDTYSGFYIQSAEDERVAAARATHGMAG, encoded by the coding sequence GTGCGCGCACATCAGATCATGGCGGGACATGTCATCACGGTCGGAACCGAGGCCTCCATTCTCGATGCCGCCAAGTTGATGTTGGATCATCACATCAGCGGCTTGCCGGTGGTCGATGCGGCCGGAAGGTTGGTCGGCATCCTGTCGGAAAGCGATTTCTTGCGCCGAAGCGAGATCGGCACGCAGCGCCGCCGCCCTCGCTGGCTTCGATTCCTTCTCGGCTCGGGCAGCGCGGCGACGGACTTCGTCCACGAGCGCGGACGGAGGGTCGGAGAGATCATGTCGTATGATCCCGTCACCGTGACCGAAGAAGCGCCTTTGTCAGAGCTGGTTGGGCTGATGGAGAAGAAGAGCATCAAGCGGCTGCCGGTGATGCGCGACGGGCGGCTCGTAGGCATTGTTACACGATCCGATCTGTTGCGGGCAGTAGCGTCCATCGCTCACGAGATTCCCGACCCCACGGCGGACGACAAGCACATCTACGACCGCATCGTGCGCGCGCTCGATTCTGCGAATTGGTGTCCGCTCGGTCTGCAGGTCTCGGTCCACAACGGCGTGGTGCACCTCCGGGGCGTCATCATGGACGAACGGGCCAGGCAGGCCGCTATCGTCGCCGCGGAGAATACTGCCGGCGTCAAGGAAGTGCACGATCATCTGTGCTACGTCGACACCTATTCCGGGTTCTATATCCAGTCCGCGGAAGACGAGCGGGTGGCTGCCGCCCGAGCAACGCACGGGATGGCAGGTTGA